A region from the Phycisphaerae bacterium genome encodes:
- a CDS encoding prolyl oligopeptidase family serine peptidase: MGTLVSGCVVPQPRGEGTRFLLREPQSKRAYYIYLPEGYTPSQVWPVVLSLHGMKPFDHAESQELEWESVADKYKMIVVAPDLANSDLLMEYPLKNVAKSSVQKDERIVVRILQDLIKRCSVDETKIFATSWSSGGYLLHYIVGNNPELFAGLCARGSCFSLEAMEKIPAAKIKKLEERQTPVMIYYGSNDIPVVRKESAEAVEWYKKRGIPVKVDVVRGGGHERVPDLAAAFFASHGGTAKAAETVEIVASYERGIAPFWVNFRAKLPDIDRRDYDKYRFAWYINGKLQGTEPTLFATLYKPDQYVVSLEVISPANRRFEAAKTVHVLPRQVATQ; this comes from the coding sequence GTGGGCACGCTGGTTTCGGGCTGTGTGGTGCCTCAGCCTCGCGGCGAGGGGACGCGGTTCTTGCTGAGGGAGCCGCAGAGCAAGCGGGCGTATTACATCTATCTGCCCGAGGGTTACACGCCGTCGCAGGTCTGGCCGGTGGTGTTGAGCCTGCATGGGATGAAGCCTTTCGACCACGCCGAGTCGCAGGAGTTGGAGTGGGAAAGCGTGGCGGACAAGTACAAGATGATCGTGGTGGCTCCGGACCTGGCGAATTCGGATCTGTTGATGGAGTATCCGCTCAAGAACGTTGCCAAGAGCAGCGTTCAGAAAGACGAGCGGATCGTGGTGCGGATTCTTCAGGATTTGATCAAGCGTTGCAGCGTGGATGAGACCAAGATTTTCGCGACGAGTTGGTCGTCGGGCGGGTATCTGCTGCACTACATCGTGGGCAACAATCCGGAGTTGTTCGCTGGGCTGTGCGCGCGGGGGAGTTGTTTTTCGCTGGAGGCGATGGAGAAGATTCCGGCGGCGAAGATCAAGAAGTTGGAGGAGCGTCAGACGCCGGTGATGATCTACTACGGCAGCAACGACATCCCGGTGGTGCGGAAGGAGTCGGCGGAGGCGGTGGAGTGGTACAAGAAGCGTGGGATTCCGGTGAAGGTGGACGTGGTCCGCGGGGGCGGGCATGAGCGGGTGCCGGACCTGGCTGCGGCTTTCTTCGCCAGCCACGGCGGGACGGCCAAGGCCGCGGAGACCGTGGAAATCGTAGCCAGCTACGAACGAGGGATCGCCCCCTTCTGGGTGAACTTTCGGGCCAAACTTCCGGACATCGATCGGCGGGACTACGACAAATACCGGTTCGCCTGGTACATCAACGGCAAGCTTCAGGGGACCGAGCCGACGCTCTTCGCGACGCTCTACAAACCGGATCAGTACGTGGTGTCGCTCGAGGTGATCAGCCCGGCGAACCGCCGGTTTGAGGCGGCCAAGACGGTGCACGTGCTGCCGCGGCAGGTGGCCACGCAGTAA
- a CDS encoding aspartate aminotransferase family protein: MAKVFPLEPRQVKKVETKHRRILTPIPVPESLPIMEQLRACEPHCMEGQPPIVWDHGEGFYVFDRWGNKWIDFSSGVLITNAGHGRKDIVDAVVEQAAKGLLTSYCFPNEPRAKLVKKLVDVAPDGIDKCFLLSTGSEAVECTIKLARTRGAQIGGDQKIVIVSFERGFHGRTLGSQQAGGIPALKTWIKNLDPGFVQVPFPDGFYTRDTSFELFEKTLREKGVDPDRVAGVIGETYQGGGADFAPPKYMQELRRWCDRHRAVMIADEVQAGFGRCGTFWGFERYGVLPDLICCGKGISSSLPISAVLGKTDIMNLYGPGSMTSTHTGNPICCAAALANIELILKERLVDNAAAVGEVLQSGVCELQGKYPKHIGAAHGRGLVAALQMVKSGTEQADPDAAWNIVRGCIERGVMFFAPVGFGGNSVKICPPLCITEEAVLEALRVIDESIADAIKG; encoded by the coding sequence ATGGCCAAGGTATTCCCCCTCGAACCCCGACAGGTCAAGAAGGTCGAAACCAAACACCGCCGGATCCTTACCCCGATCCCCGTTCCCGAATCGCTGCCCATCATGGAGCAGCTGCGCGCCTGCGAACCGCACTGCATGGAAGGCCAGCCGCCGATCGTCTGGGACCACGGCGAGGGATTCTACGTCTTCGACCGCTGGGGCAACAAGTGGATCGACTTCAGCTCCGGCGTCCTGATCACCAACGCCGGCCACGGCCGCAAGGACATCGTCGACGCCGTCGTCGAACAGGCCGCCAAGGGCCTGCTCACCAGCTACTGCTTCCCCAACGAGCCCCGGGCCAAACTGGTCAAAAAACTGGTCGACGTTGCGCCCGACGGCATCGACAAGTGCTTCCTGCTGTCCACCGGTTCCGAAGCCGTCGAATGCACGATCAAGCTCGCGCGGACCCGAGGCGCCCAGATCGGCGGCGATCAGAAAATCGTCATCGTCTCCTTCGAACGGGGCTTCCACGGCCGCACCCTCGGCTCCCAGCAGGCCGGCGGCATTCCCGCCCTCAAGACCTGGATCAAGAACCTCGATCCCGGATTCGTCCAGGTTCCCTTCCCGGACGGCTTCTACACCAGGGACACGAGCTTCGAGCTGTTCGAAAAGACGCTGCGCGAAAAGGGCGTCGACCCCGACCGCGTGGCCGGCGTGATCGGCGAGACCTACCAGGGCGGCGGCGCCGATTTCGCCCCGCCAAAGTACATGCAGGAGCTTCGCCGCTGGTGCGACCGTCACCGAGCCGTCATGATCGCCGACGAAGTCCAAGCCGGCTTCGGTCGTTGCGGCACGTTCTGGGGCTTCGAGCGCTACGGAGTCCTGCCCGATCTGATCTGTTGCGGCAAGGGCATCTCCAGTTCGCTGCCCATCTCCGCCGTCCTCGGCAAGACCGACATCATGAACCTCTACGGCCCCGGTTCGATGACCAGCACGCACACCGGCAACCCCATCTGCTGCGCAGCCGCCCTGGCCAACATCGAGCTGATCCTCAAGGAACGGCTGGTCGATAACGCCGCCGCCGTCGGCGAGGTCCTCCAGAGCGGCGTCTGCGAACTGCAGGGCAAGTATCCCAAACACATCGGAGCCGCCCACGGCCGCGGCCTGGTCGCCGCTTTGCAGATGGTCAAATCCGGCACCGAGCAGGCCGATCCGGACGCCGCGTGGAATATCGTTCGCGGCTGCATCGAACGCGGCGTGATGTTCTTCGCCCCCGTCGGCTTCGGCGGCAACAGCGTTAAAATCTGCCCGCCCCTCTGCATCACCGAAGAGGCCGTCCTCGAAGCCCTCCGCGTCATCGACGAATCCATCGCCGACGCCATCAAAGGATAA
- a CDS encoding nucleotidyltransferase domain-containing protein, with amino-acid sequence MSRTTDDDMKRLRRYLDSILDQFRFERVLLFGSRARGVSGEASDFDLAFFIRDYSYWRAHDLGVHLLLASRGFGLDIEPHIYPVEALTDDSHLFVQQEILPHAVVLYPESAAA; translated from the coding sequence GTGTCTCGAACGACTGACGACGACATGAAACGCCTTAGGCGGTATCTCGACTCAATCCTCGATCAGTTCCGCTTCGAGCGAGTCCTGCTGTTCGGGTCGCGCGCCCGGGGTGTTAGCGGTGAGGCGAGTGACTTTGACTTGGCCTTCTTCATTCGTGACTACAGCTACTGGAGGGCTCACGATTTGGGCGTTCACCTGCTCCTGGCTTCAAGAGGCTTTGGCCTCGATATCGAGCCGCACATCTATCCGGTCGAAGCCCTGACCGATGATAGCCACCTGTTTGTTCAGCAGGAGATCCTGCCACACGCGGTCGTCCTTTACCCGGAGTCGGCGGCGGCATGA
- a CDS encoding HEPN domain-containing protein codes for MNLHQKVRQWVERAAYDPNAAQVMHLGGRYLYVAFLCQQAIEKLLKAIHLAKNEQLAPYTHNLLRLAEIVGLPEDAERDALFGHLQRYYIESRYPDEIGEVLHELDEEHSAQVLAETRRYFQCLERLTTT; via the coding sequence ATGAATCTGCATCAGAAAGTCAGGCAATGGGTGGAACGGGCAGCCTATGACCCGAATGCGGCGCAGGTCATGCATTTGGGCGGGAGGTACCTGTACGTGGCGTTCTTGTGCCAGCAGGCGATCGAGAAACTTCTCAAGGCCATCCATCTGGCCAAGAATGAGCAACTCGCGCCGTACACTCATAACCTTCTCCGGTTGGCCGAGATTGTCGGGCTTCCCGAGGATGCGGAACGGGACGCCCTTTTCGGACATCTTCAGCGATATTACATTGAATCCCGGTACCCGGACGAGATCGGTGAAGTCCTGCATGAATTGGATGAGGAACACAGCGCACAAGTCTTGGCTGAGACAAGGAGATACTTTCAGTGTCTCGAACGACTGACGACGACATGA